One Rossellomorea aquimaris DNA window includes the following coding sequences:
- a CDS encoding sensor domain-containing diguanylate cyclase translates to MGDSFDDSYLNSVERVNELTCMNIYQCGREECYDRITRLVKEVFQVDVCQINLLTDKEQLFKSSVGLAGETDAVSRTPVHESLCQYVIVDKDYFVVEDTLKDVESPTYHYGEKYGIRFYAGVGLRVKSGHVIGTLCIVGHTPRTFSCDELDLLRSFGKWVTTEIELQEEMTLKESRETYLKKLYSIFTSTKSLEEKQQQLLDTFSRLLKIRLLGMYYMKKNQLLPIAGEGDISSFLNQELQREIHTYLTVSSHKGTLESNDTQVHLLPIVDNGVSKGCFFFIDDSCEEDSLLHQHLKLNEDLLNLGTEWMNAEYIRMESHLEIQKLLRTDELTQLKNRKALNEDLKDLYKKTMDYALLFLDIDHFKGINDTYGHSVGDYVLKEVGKRLTSLKQQYPVACYRISGDEFVLLIKDENANTVKMLAETVLGAFSVPVILDGAIELIVGVSIGVGVSSGNEMDDYKSTIQRADRYMYVSKRSGGNRITME, encoded by the coding sequence ATGGGAGATTCTTTTGATGATAGCTATTTAAATAGTGTTGAACGTGTGAACGAGCTTACGTGCATGAACATTTACCAGTGTGGAAGGGAAGAGTGTTACGACCGCATAACCCGGCTTGTGAAAGAAGTATTCCAGGTGGATGTGTGCCAGATCAACCTATTAACGGATAAAGAACAGTTGTTTAAATCTTCTGTGGGGTTGGCAGGGGAAACGGATGCTGTAAGTCGAACACCGGTACACGAATCATTATGTCAGTATGTAATTGTGGATAAGGATTATTTTGTAGTTGAGGACACTTTAAAGGATGTTGAATCACCAACCTACCATTATGGAGAAAAGTATGGAATACGATTTTATGCCGGTGTCGGGTTAAGAGTGAAATCAGGACACGTGATTGGGACACTCTGCATTGTCGGACACACTCCAAGAACGTTTTCTTGTGATGAATTGGATCTCCTGAGAAGCTTCGGGAAATGGGTAACAACCGAAATAGAGCTTCAAGAAGAAATGACGTTAAAAGAAAGTCGGGAAACCTATTTAAAGAAGTTGTATTCCATTTTCACTTCAACTAAATCATTAGAAGAGAAGCAGCAACAACTGCTTGATACCTTTTCGCGTCTATTAAAAATCCGTTTACTTGGCATGTACTATATGAAGAAAAATCAGCTTCTCCCTATAGCCGGTGAAGGAGACATTTCATCGTTCTTGAATCAGGAACTTCAAAGGGAAATACATACCTATTTAACGGTTTCCAGTCATAAAGGGACCCTTGAGAGTAATGACACACAAGTACATCTTTTGCCAATAGTGGATAATGGGGTATCAAAAGGATGTTTCTTCTTTATTGATGATTCATGTGAAGAAGATTCATTGCTTCACCAACACTTGAAACTGAACGAAGATTTATTAAATTTGGGTACAGAGTGGATGAACGCAGAATATATCCGGATGGAATCACATCTTGAAATTCAGAAGTTACTAAGAACCGATGAGCTTACTCAATTAAAAAATAGAAAAGCGTTAAATGAAGACCTAAAAGACTTGTACAAAAAGACGATGGACTACGCATTGTTGTTCCTGGATATCGATCACTTTAAAGGGATCAATGACACCTATGGTCATTCAGTTGGTGATTATGTGTTAAAGGAGGTAGGTAAACGATTAACCTCATTGAAACAACAATACCCTGTTGCATGCTACCGGATTTCAGGAGATGAATTTGTGCTTTTAATAAAAGATGAAAATGCAAATACGGTTAAAATGTTGGCTGAAACAGTATTAGGGGCTTTTTCGGTACCTGTTATACTTGATGGAGCAATCGAACTGATAGTGGGAGTGAGCATTGGCGTGGGTGTCTCATCTGGTAATGAAATGGATGACTATAAGTCTACGATTCAGCGTGCAGACCGGTATATGTATGTTTCAAAGCGTAGTGGCGGAAATCGAATTACAATGGAATAA
- a CDS encoding TIGR02206 family membrane protein, translating into MNFRYEEYPFELFSGSHVAAMIVSFGCMIGLYVLGNRLSGSGKGVLKWLLVALLVLSEAIFQIWYFINDQWDVAINLPFQLCSISLYLCTIMLITKNYRIFEISFFASMTGAFIAIVTPELFFGFPHFRYFQFFLAHLAIVLSCLYMVWIEGFTLTFRSMLRAFIALNLIAVIVFMVNRLVGANYMFLSHKPYNASPIDYLGEYPWYLLALEGVALILFSLLYLPFYLFRKGRV; encoded by the coding sequence ATGAATTTTAGGTATGAGGAGTATCCTTTTGAGTTGTTTTCAGGATCCCATGTGGCAGCAATGATAGTATCGTTCGGATGTATGATCGGTTTGTATGTGCTTGGAAATCGACTAAGCGGCAGTGGTAAGGGTGTGCTGAAATGGCTTCTCGTGGCGCTGCTGGTTTTGAGTGAAGCAATATTTCAGATTTGGTACTTTATCAATGATCAATGGGATGTAGCCATAAATTTGCCGTTTCAATTATGTTCCATCTCATTGTATCTATGCACGATCATGCTTATTACAAAAAACTATAGGATTTTTGAAATCAGTTTTTTTGCCAGTATGACAGGTGCCTTTATTGCCATCGTGACACCTGAGTTGTTTTTTGGTTTTCCCCATTTTCGTTATTTCCAATTTTTCTTAGCACATTTGGCGATTGTATTATCCTGTTTGTACATGGTATGGATTGAAGGCTTCACATTGACATTCCGGTCTATGCTGAGGGCATTCATAGCTTTGAATCTGATTGCTGTCATCGTATTTATGGTGAACAGATTGGTAGGAGCAAATTATATGTTTCTTTCTCATAAACCGTATAATGCAAGCCCCATAGACTATTTAGGCGAGTATCCCTGGTACCTCCTGGCTCTTGAAGGTGTC
- a CDS encoding alpha/beta hydrolase, which produces MLEYNVHQGVGKEYVVFLHGIGGNSRIFGKQLDIFKKSYNVITIHLPGHGESPSIESYNEKFTIDLNVREVLKVLDHLKVERAHFIGISLGSVLIHALLQTAPNRVKSAVLGGCITRFNLLSNTLLKIGGAVKNMIPFMWLYKIFAYIMMPKSNHRVSRKLFIREAKKMNRNDFLGWYRLTPYVKSTYTSVQERASHIPKLYISGKEDHLFVKSLDQDTKGDPSAKKVFIEDCGHVCNVEKPREFNRLALDFIYKNQGVPLRKVQ; this is translated from the coding sequence ATGCTAGAATACAATGTTCATCAAGGAGTCGGCAAAGAGTATGTGGTGTTTCTCCATGGGATTGGGGGAAACTCAAGAATTTTCGGCAAACAGCTCGATATATTCAAGAAATCTTATAATGTAATAACGATTCATTTGCCCGGACATGGAGAGTCCCCAAGTATAGAATCATATAATGAAAAATTCACAATTGATTTAAATGTGCGTGAAGTTCTAAAGGTACTTGATCACCTGAAAGTGGAACGGGCTCATTTTATCGGCATTTCCCTTGGCTCGGTTCTAATACATGCTTTGCTTCAAACTGCTCCAAACCGTGTAAAAAGTGCAGTTTTAGGAGGGTGTATTACAAGGTTTAATTTACTATCCAATACACTACTTAAAATTGGTGGTGCAGTAAAAAATATGATTCCATTTATGTGGTTATATAAAATTTTTGCCTATATTATGATGCCTAAAAGCAATCACAGAGTTTCACGAAAATTATTCATCCGCGAAGCAAAGAAAATGAACCGTAATGATTTTCTTGGGTGGTATCGACTTACCCCATATGTGAAATCAACATACACTTCTGTACAAGAAAGGGCTTCTCATATTCCAAAGCTTTACATATCCGGGAAAGAAGATCACCTTTTTGTAAAGTCTCTTGATCAGGATACAAAAGGAGACCCCTCTGCTAAGAAAGTGTTCATTGAAGATTGCGGACATGTTTGTAATGTAGAGAAGCCAAGGGAATTCAATCGACTGGCACTTGATTTTATTTATAAAAACCAGGGTGTACCTTTACGCAAGGTTCAATAA